From the genome of Paracoccus seriniphilus, one region includes:
- a CDS encoding phage tail protein produces the protein MKKLLMIAAAFCAVAAPAHADPVTAIATWISGTIGVTGATALAIANTVIGIGVSLIASALMPKPDYPGANVSFEVQMGDDLPLTFTVGEYATAGKRKYIKSWGKNTRFITEVIEFSAMPQGLSRMWIDDEPWSVVQGRRGSVPTAFGPDPIESVTGYDEGNLPSGHVDLGIELDNYRDDGDSTNPRMWVKWYDGTQAAADPLVIFAATDDTDYPWTDEMIGTGKAYAVVTVRYDSDSMTSYPAYLFEPEPLPLYDIRHDSTNGGSGSQRWDDPTTWQPTSNAAVISYNIIRGISHGSEWIYGGKGLPAWRLPSAEWIAAANACDDPVSLSGGGTEPRYRCGMEISVDVAPVDVLEEIGRAANMRFAEVGGQIKPVVDLPATSVFAFTDEDIIITEGQTMQPFYPVSETYNALSATYPEPGEKWASKDAAEYIDADATAADGGRYLPTSMSYGAVPFARQVQRLQRSQMRDFRRMRRHQFYLPPEAYALEPGIDTVSWTSARNGYDNKRFMVETVVKTPGMNVLVSLREIDPSDYDWSASFEAPVTITPPKNPVRFTQPINGLTVTAALIEDSDGVGRRPAILVACDGDEAGVTNIQIQGRVIGKDTTIDTTRSFADPYAWYLRDVLPATTYEVRARLLSKLTSRSEWSSWISVTTPDVGLTWADFEDEVRQAVDDAQAQASAAAQAAGDAEANADQVRSDLTAAQSALSDEVEGVRSDLTAANTSLQADIDAAEQLAMDNLNIARDYTDTSVQSEAVARQTATDALAAQINTLTAVLNSENYLENPRFSNGLTGWSGHTSAATVVAQDELSADPIIANVPAGQFVELASNASFNRELLQSFPIDLNAGEVVQWRLHATSAGVDRELAVMVQFLDDGGTSLGHPSKTITLVQDEWRVFSGQEVPPAGTASIRFRVRITATAETDPIAITDVSFTKVDQSAMARITDLEVVVANDQQALATYITTANARFDDAEAAIQSEATTRANETSALSSTATTLSSRIDDADAAISQEAITRADETSALSGTVSTLSSRLDDAEADISQEAIARADADSSLSALITTVESRFDAALDSGNYIRNGTFSTGDFTDWDSVNAQFTIEERDENGNLHAIRSAPTAHFLKAPNTTDQIQLFNRPGVGVQEGQRVLLGFSAAVVGGTQSVWTIGVRFVDAAGDNLSLVSRSMTVTQSGWQTSDFAPIEVPADAVAIGYVYLRRNSGATGASFVTNVTLDKERAFEAMTAAAIAEEVEARSSETGALASQMTTVSAEASRVRTFRNSTAPADPRNGDIWYDTSDHNRPYRWWDDEWLPVEDTRIGTLEASVTTQATAISDLETGASAGYLIKAQAGNSVSLLDLVAADGSGGTASVAKLQADDILLKGSVAADMLTVMDLSGNMVPDAEMVSASSWNVEGDPDWSLAGPGAFGWSQKRSAGEVRFSGGGGSFVTKSGGVFRVVAGEEYSFAASIRRVSGGTVNAGVHVQWLDNSESQLSVGLVARLTDSSGSTHDNTSLVAPNDARFARIRLSVYSGNIGTVGFSGVSCLRKRSGSTLITPGGVTAELITANTMRALNGQFADLAAANIRVGNAEIGTLQIDNNAIYAPYNFSRSDMTISRSRSNPHRIISRTITGFEGGGFSVMFSAVVDTTAQGPDNFCEMYMEIDGVEVSRARFGARAGGGGDVKFAIPAHLFATAVGNSSVTISVYGFSREFNDTTVSSGPLDITNITLSVSGSKR, from the coding sequence GTGAAGAAACTGCTGATGATCGCTGCCGCATTCTGTGCGGTGGCTGCGCCTGCCCATGCGGATCCGGTCACGGCGATTGCGACGTGGATTTCCGGGACCATCGGTGTGACCGGCGCGACGGCGCTTGCCATCGCCAATACCGTCATTGGTATCGGCGTTTCCCTGATCGCCTCTGCGCTGATGCCCAAGCCCGACTATCCCGGCGCGAATGTGTCGTTCGAGGTCCAGATGGGCGACGACCTGCCGCTGACCTTCACGGTGGGCGAATATGCGACGGCTGGGAAGCGTAAATACATCAAGTCATGGGGCAAGAACACGCGGTTCATCACCGAGGTGATCGAGTTCAGCGCCATGCCGCAGGGTCTGTCGCGCATGTGGATCGATGATGAGCCCTGGAGCGTGGTGCAGGGGCGGCGCGGGTCGGTTCCCACTGCATTCGGGCCTGACCCGATCGAGAGCGTGACCGGATATGACGAGGGCAATCTGCCGTCCGGCCATGTGGATCTGGGCATCGAGCTGGACAATTACCGCGACGATGGCGACAGCACCAACCCGCGCATGTGGGTCAAATGGTATGACGGCACGCAGGCGGCTGCCGACCCGCTGGTGATCTTCGCGGCGACGGATGACACGGATTACCCCTGGACCGATGAGATGATCGGCACGGGCAAGGCCTATGCGGTGGTGACGGTGCGCTATGACAGCGACTCGATGACCAGCTATCCGGCCTATCTGTTCGAACCGGAGCCGCTGCCCCTCTATGACATCCGCCATGACAGCACGAATGGCGGCAGCGGATCGCAGCGATGGGATGACCCGACCACATGGCAGCCGACCAGCAACGCGGCCGTGATCTCTTATAACATCATTCGCGGCATCTCTCATGGCAGCGAATGGATCTATGGCGGCAAGGGCCTGCCGGCATGGCGTCTGCCATCGGCGGAATGGATCGCGGCGGCCAATGCCTGTGACGATCCGGTCAGCCTGTCGGGCGGGGGCACCGAGCCACGCTATCGCTGCGGCATGGAGATCAGCGTCGATGTCGCGCCGGTCGATGTGCTGGAAGAGATCGGCCGGGCCGCGAACATGCGCTTTGCCGAGGTCGGTGGGCAGATCAAGCCGGTTGTCGACCTTCCGGCCACCAGTGTCTTTGCCTTCACGGATGAGGATATCATCATCACCGAAGGGCAGACGATGCAACCCTTCTATCCGGTGTCCGAGACCTATAACGCCCTGTCCGCCACCTATCCCGAACCCGGCGAGAAATGGGCCAGCAAGGACGCGGCGGAATATATCGACGCGGATGCCACGGCGGCGGATGGCGGGCGCTACCTGCCGACCTCGATGAGCTATGGCGCCGTGCCCTTTGCCAGACAGGTGCAGCGGCTTCAGCGCTCGCAGATGCGCGACTTTCGCCGGATGCGCCGTCACCAGTTCTATCTGCCCCCCGAGGCCTATGCGCTGGAACCCGGCATCGACACGGTGTCCTGGACCAGCGCCCGCAACGGCTATGACAACAAGCGCTTCATGGTCGAGACGGTCGTGAAGACGCCGGGCATGAATGTCCTGGTCTCGCTGCGCGAGATCGACCCGTCCGATTATGACTGGTCGGCCAGCTTCGAGGCCCCGGTCACCATCACCCCGCCCAAGAACCCGGTGCGCTTCACGCAGCCGATCAACGGGCTGACCGTGACTGCTGCGCTGATCGAGGATAGCGATGGGGTCGGCCGGCGCCCGGCCATTCTGGTCGCCTGCGATGGCGATGAGGCCGGCGTCACCAATATCCAGATCCAAGGGCGTGTGATCGGGAAGGACACCACGATCGACACGACGCGCAGCTTTGCCGATCCCTATGCCTGGTATCTGCGCGACGTGCTGCCTGCCACGACCTATGAGGTCCGGGCGCGGCTGCTGTCGAAGCTGACATCCAGATCGGAATGGTCGTCTTGGATCTCGGTTACAACGCCGGATGTTGGCCTGACGTGGGCAGACTTCGAAGACGAGGTCCGGCAGGCTGTCGATGATGCCCAGGCGCAGGCCTCCGCGGCGGCGCAGGCGGCTGGAGACGCGGAGGCGAATGCCGATCAGGTCCGCTCTGACCTCACCGCGGCGCAGTCTGCTCTATCCGACGAGGTCGAGGGCGTGCGGTCAGATCTGACGGCAGCGAATACGTCTCTGCAGGCGGATATCGACGCGGCCGAGCAGCTGGCGATGGACAACCTGAACATCGCCCGCGACTACACCGATACATCGGTGCAGAGCGAGGCCGTGGCCCGCCAGACGGCAACGGATGCTCTGGCCGCGCAGATCAACACCCTGACCGCTGTTCTGAACAGCGAGAACTATCTGGAAAACCCGCGCTTCAGCAACGGGCTGACCGGATGGTCCGGGCATACATCTGCGGCCACGGTGGTGGCTCAGGATGAATTGTCGGCTGATCCCATCATTGCCAATGTTCCGGCGGGTCAGTTTGTCGAGCTGGCCAGCAATGCGTCTTTCAATCGCGAGCTGTTGCAGTCGTTCCCGATCGATCTGAATGCTGGCGAGGTCGTCCAGTGGCGATTGCACGCCACCTCGGCCGGGGTCGATCGGGAACTGGCGGTGATGGTGCAGTTCCTTGATGACGGCGGCACGTCATTGGGACATCCCTCGAAAACGATCACGCTGGTCCAGGATGAGTGGCGGGTGTTCTCGGGTCAGGAGGTGCCGCCGGCGGGCACGGCAAGCATCCGGTTCCGGGTCCGCATCACGGCGACAGCCGAGACGGATCCGATTGCCATCACCGATGTCTCGTTCACCAAGGTCGACCAGTCGGCCATGGCCCGGATCACCGATCTGGAGGTCGTTGTCGCGAATGACCAGCAGGCTCTGGCGACATACATCACGACGGCAAACGCGCGGTTTGATGATGCCGAGGCGGCGATCCAGAGTGAGGCCACGACGCGGGCGAATGAAACCAGCGCGCTGTCCTCGACGGCCACCACCTTGAGCAGTCGGATCGATGATGCCGACGCGGCCATCTCTCAGGAGGCCATCACGCGGGCAGATGAAACAAGCGCGCTGAGTGGGACCGTCAGCACATTGAGCAGCCGGCTCGATGATGCCGAGGCCGATATCAGTCAGGAGGCCATCGCGCGGGCCGATGCGGACAGCTCGCTGTCTGCGCTGATCACCACGGTCGAGTCTCGGTTCGATGCCGCGCTGGATAGCGGCAATTACATCCGAAATGGCACGTTCTCCACCGGTGACTTCACCGATTGGGATTCCGTGAATGCGCAGTTCACCATCGAAGAGCGCGACGAGAATGGCAACCTGCATGCCATTCGCTCGGCGCCGACTGCGCATTTCCTGAAAGCGCCGAACACCACCGACCAGATTCAGCTGTTCAATCGTCCTGGCGTGGGCGTGCAGGAAGGGCAGAGGGTCTTGCTGGGTTTCTCTGCGGCTGTCGTGGGTGGGACGCAGTCGGTCTGGACCATTGGCGTGCGTTTCGTGGATGCGGCCGGTGACAATCTGAGTCTGGTGTCCCGCTCGATGACGGTGACGCAGAGTGGCTGGCAGACGAGCGATTTTGCTCCGATCGAGGTGCCAGCGGATGCGGTTGCCATCGGCTATGTCTACCTGCGCCGGAATTCCGGAGCCACGGGCGCGTCCTTTGTCACCAATGTCACGCTCGACAAGGAGCGGGCGTTCGAGGCCATGACGGCGGCGGCGATTGCGGAGGAGGTCGAGGCCAGATCGAGCGAAACTGGCGCGCTGGCTTCACAGATGACCACGGTTTCTGCAGAGGCGTCTCGCGTTCGGACCTTTCGAAATTCGACGGCGCCTGCGGATCCGCGCAATGGGGATATCTGGTATGACACCTCGGATCACAATCGGCCCTATCGTTGGTGGGATGACGAATGGTTGCCAGTCGAGGACACGCGCATCGGGACGCTGGAGGCTTCGGTCACGACGCAGGCGACGGCCATTTCCGACCTCGAGACTGGGGCCAGTGCCGGTTATCTGATCAAGGCGCAGGCGGGCAATTCGGTCTCGTTGCTGGACCTGGTCGCTGCCGATGGATCTGGCGGCACCGCTTCGGTCGCGAAACTGCAGGCTGACGATATCCTGCTGAAGGGCAGTGTCGCCGCCGACATGCTGACGGTGATGGATCTCTCCGGAAATATGGTTCCCGATGCCGAAATGGTCAGCGCGTCGAGCTGGAACGTCGAGGGTGATCCCGATTGGAGCCTGGCCGGTCCGGGGGCATTCGGCTGGTCCCAAAAGCGGAGCGCGGGCGAGGTCAGGTTCTCGGGCGGCGGCGGATCATTCGTCACCAAGTCTGGTGGCGTGTTCCGGGTGGTCGCGGGCGAGGAATACAGTTTTGCCGCCAGCATTCGGCGTGTGTCTGGCGGGACGGTCAATGCGGGCGTCCATGTGCAGTGGCTGGACAATTCCGAAAGCCAGCTGTCGGTGGGCTTGGTGGCGCGTCTGACCGACTCGTCCGGATCGACCCATGACAACACCTCCCTTGTGGCGCCGAATGACGCGCGGTTCGCGCGGATCCGTCTGTCTGTCTATTCCGGCAATATCGGCACGGTCGGCTTCAGCGGTGTGTCCTGTTTGCGCAAGCGCTCTGGCTCGACGCTGATCACGCCGGGCGGTGTCACGGCGGAGCTGATCACGGCAAACACGATGCGGGCGCTTAACGGCCAGTTCGCGGATCTTGCCGCCGCCAATATCCGCGTTGGCAATGCAGAGATCGGGACGCTGCAGATCGACAATAACGCGATCTATGCGCCGTATAATTTCAGCCGGTCGGACATGACCATTTCCCGCAGCCGATCGAACCCGCACAGGATTATCAGCAGGACAATCACTGGCTTTGAGGGTGGTGGCTTCTCGGTGATGTTCTCGGCAGTTGTGGATACGACAGCCCAGGGCCCTGACAACTTTTGCGAGATGTATATGGAAATTGACGGGGTCGAGGTGTCTCGCGCCCGTTTCGGGGCACGCGCCGGTGGTGGCGGGGACGTCAAATTTGCCATTCCTGCGCATCTGTTTGCAACGGCAGTCGGGAACAGCTCGGTGACTATCTCGGTCTATGGGTTCAGCCGTGAATTCAACGATACAACGGTTTCTTCTGGTCCTCTCGATATCACCAACATCACCTTGTCAGTTTCGGGGAGCAAGCGATGA